CCGGTTGTCTTCTATAACCTATGGATTCAGTTATAGATTGCACAGTATGACCTGTGCAGGGTTTCCCCATTCGGGCATCTCCGGATCAACGCCTGTTAGCGGCTCCCCGAAGCTTATCGCAGCTTGCCACGCCCTTCATCGGCCGTCGACGCCAAGGAATCCACCATAAGCCCTTTTACGCTTGACCAAATTACTACTCAGCTACTACTTCATACGATATTCAATTGTCAAAGAACGTATACGCCCGAACTAGCGGGTCGCATCTAACTGTATCTGCTAAAATCTGTCTGCTATAAATCTATATACTAAATTCTGTATCCGAAATCCCCTTAGCCTCGCTGTAAAAGAGTGGAGGTGAACGGGATCGAACCGATGACCTCCTGCGTGCAAGGCAGGCGCTCTCCCAGCTGAGCTACACCCCCATAATTACTTTCAGTCCATTTCGGTTGGAAAGGAATGGTGGGCCTAGATAGATTCGAACTATCGACCTCACGCTTATCAGGCGTGCGCTCTAACCAGCTGAGCTATAGGCCCGAATGTCTGTGTAGGCTCGATGCTCATTCCTATTCCGGGGACTCGGTATATTTAAGGTCGAATAGGCGTTACAGAAAATGCTAGGGTTGATCTAAGAGATATATGAAGGCAAGCCTTCGATCTCCTTAGAAAGGAGGTGATCCAGCCGCAGGTTCCCCTACGGCTACCTTGTTACGACTTCACCCCAGTCGCTGACCCTACCGTGGCTGGCTGCCAGATTGGCGCACCATCTTCGGGTAGAACCAACTCCCATGGTGTGACGGGCGGTGTGTACAAGGCCCGGGAACGTATTCACCGTGGCATGCTGATCCACGATTACTAGCGATTCCAACTTCATGGAGTCGAGTTGCAGACTCCAATCCGAACTGAGACCGGTTTTTTGAGATTAGCTCCACCTCGCGGTATTGCAACTCTTTGTTCCGGCCATTGTAGCACGTGTGTAGCCCTAGATATAAAGGCCATGAGGACTTGACGTCATCCCCACCTTCCTCCGGTTTGTCACCGGCAGTCCCTTTAGAGTTCCCGGCATGACCCGATGGCAACTAAAGGTAGGGGTTGCGCTCGTTGCGGGACTTAACCCAACATCTCACGACACGAGCTGACGACAGCCATGCAGCACCTGCATACAGACTCCGAAGAGGGGCTACCTTTCGGCAGCTTTCCTGTACATGTCAAACCTAGGTAAGGTTCTTCGCGTTGCGTCGAATTAAACCACATGCTCCACCGCTTGTGCGGGCCCCCGTCAATTCCTTTGAGTTTCAGCCTTGCGACCGTACTCCCCAGGCGGGGCGCTTAACGCGTTAGCTACGGCACAGAGGGGATCAACGCCCCCTGCACCTAGCGCCCATCGTTTACGGCCAGGACTACCGGGGTATCTAATCCCGTTCGCTCCCCTGGCTTTCGTATCTCAGCGTCAGTAGCAGACCAGAAAGCCGCCTTCGCCACTGGTGTTCTTCCCAATATCAATGCATTTCACCGCTACACTGGGAATTCCGCTTTCCTCTCCTGCACTCAAGTCAAATAGTTTCAAACGCAATTCCACGGTTGAGCCGTGGGCTTACACGTCTGACTTATTTGACCGCCTACATACGCTTTACGCCCAATAATTCCGAACAACGCTTGCCCCCTCCGTATTACCGCGGCTGCTGGCACGGAGTTAGCCGGGGCTTCCTCTAATGGTACCGTCATGATTCTTCCCATTTGACAGAGCTTTACGACCCGAAGGCCTTCATCGCTCACACGGCGTTGCTGCGTCAGGCTTTCGCCCATTGCGCAATATTCCCCACTGCTGCCTCCCGTAGGAGTCTGGACCGTGTCTCAGTTCCAGTGTGGCCGATCACCCTCTCAGGCCGGCTAACCATCGTAGCCTTGGTGGGCTATTATCCCGCCAACTAGCTAATGGTCCGCGAACTCATCCCTAAACGAAACTTGAGGTTCCTTTTACCGCGTTCCTTATGAAACGTGGTCTTATCCGGTATTAGCCCAACTTTCGCTGGGTTATCCCAAATTTAGGGGCAGATTATTCACGTGTTACTCACCCTTGCGCCACTTTACCGGTTTCCCGAAGGAAACTTTCTCGTTCGACTTGCATGTGTTAAGCACGCCGCCAGCGTTCGTTCTGAGCCAGGATCAAACTCTCCAGTTATTTTTGGAAATTTGATTCTGTTACTTATTACTTCTTCAGTAGACCCGCAAATTCTAATAACGCCTATTCGATTTTCAAAGAGCTGTGTTGAAAAGCCGCTAACTTAATCCTAATTTATGACCAAGTCAACAGAAAAAAGGAATAAAAATCCTTTTTGTTTGAAAATTTGAAAAAAAATCTCCAAACAGGAATTTTTTTGTTTCAAATGAATTTCAAAAGTCCGTTTGAACCGAAGTCCGTGTGAACTTTGACTAATATAGTTTCTTTTGAATTTTATGCAAGCTCTTTTTTCATTTTTTTTACGATTTGGCTATTTACCGGCCTTTGCGGCCTGTTTATTCTTCTGTTTGAAGGCTTTTCAGGGTGTAGAGTCGGTGGTAAAGTCCTTCTTTTTGCATCAATTGTTCGTGGTTTCCTTGTTCTTTTATAGCGCCTTGGTCGAGCACGATGATCTGATCGGCTTTATGAATGGTCGATAATCGATGGGCGATGACGATGGAGGTTCTGCCTTTCATCAGTCTTTCGAGGGCTTCTTGTATGAGTAGCTCGGATTCGTTGTCGAGGGCTGAGGTGGCTTCATCGAGTATCAATATGCGTGGATCTTTGAGTATGGCGCGGGCGATGGCGATTCGCTGGCGTTGCCCGGCGGAGAGGCGGATGCCTTTTTCTCCGACTATTGTGTCGTATTGCTTGGGACAGCGCATGATGAATTCATGGGCGTTTGCGGCGCGGGATGCGTTTTCCATTTCTTCGTGGGTGGCTCCGGGTTTGGCGTAGAGGATATTTTCCCGGATGGTTCCGCCGAACAGGATGGTTTCTTGCGGGACGATGCCGATCTGTGTCCAGTAGCTGTTGAGTTGCAGGTCTTGTAATGGGTGTCCGTCGACTTTGATTTCTCCGGAGATGGGGTCGTAGAAGCGATGTAGTAATTTGACGAGGGTGCTTTTGCCTGCGCCGCTGGGGCCGACGAGGGCGGCCATCTGACCGGGTTCGACGCTGAAGCTGACTCCTTTGAGGATTTCCTGCTCTTTATTGTAGTGGAAGTGCAGGTCCTTGATTTCGATGCGTCCTTGCAGGGCGGGCAGGGCGATGGGGTGTTCGGGGTCGAGGATGTCGCCTTTCTGATCGAGTATCTCAAAGATGCGTTCTCCTGAACCGAGTCCTTCTTGCAGTCGGGCGTAGAGCCGGGCAAAACTTCCCATCGGGCCTGCAATGATTGTTGCATAGAGTATGAAGGCGACGAGGTCGCCTGGGGTGACGTTGCCCTTAATGACTTCATGTCCTCCATACCATAAGAGTGTGAGCGATGTGATGAAGGCGATGAAGCCTATGGTCGGGCCAAAGAAGGAGGAGATGATGACGCGTTTCTTGGCGCTTTGAAAGCTGTCTTCAACGGCGTCGGAAAAGCGGTTTTTTTCGGTCTCTTCGCGGACGAAGGATTTAACGATCTGAATGCATGAAATGTTTTCTTCGATGATGGTGGTGGAGACGGCGAGTTTGTCCTGGATCTCTTTCGACAGGCGCTTGAGCTTGCGCCCGAAGGTGCGGGCAAACAGGACGAGGAACGGAGTCAGGATCAGTATCATGAAGGTGAGTTTCCAGTTCATATAGATAATGATAATGATGCCGCCGAACAGGCGTATGGATTGTTGCAGGACGGTAGCGGGCAGATCGGTCAGCAGGTCTTCGATGGCGGCGACGTCGTTGGTCATGCGCGATACGATTTCTCCGGTGCGTCGTTTCGAATAGAAATTCAGGGACAGTTGATGCAAATGGTTGAATAGCTTCTTGCGGAAATCGGTGATGATGCGTTTCTCTGTAATATCGAAGAGATAGTTGTGTACGGTGGATGCGATGAGTTGAATGAAGAACAGGAGTCCGATGATCATCGCGGTCTGGTCGAGCAGGTCGGTATCTTTTTTACTGGTCACAACGTCGACCAGGTTTTTTATGTAGAGCGGCGCGGCAAGGTTGGTTGCCGTCGTGATGATTAAAAAGAGGCTTCCCCAGAACAGGGCTTGTCTGTGTGGGTTGAGTAGGGAAAATACGCGTTTGAATATCGTCATGGTTCCTGGAGTGGTGTTTGTGTGGTGGTTTAAGGCCAGATACTTTAGCATATTTGCCTGAGGTTTGTGGTATTCTGCCGGGATTTTATTCTTTCGCAAAGCCTCGGCGCAGGGCATGTTGGCGCGCCTTGTTTTTGTGATTGGTTCATGGGAATCGGGGGCGCGGTTGTGGCCTTCAGTTTTTACTTTAAGTCTTGTGGAGTGACATGGCGGGGAAATTACAGTCCATATTGCGCGACATTAAATTGCCGCACACGATTTTCGCCTTGCCCTTTGCGGTGATGAGCGCCTTTCTTGCGGCGGAGGGGTTGCCGGAGTGGGGTCAGTTGTTCTGGATCGTCATGGCGATGGTGGGGGGGCGTAGCGCGGCGATGGCATTCAACCGGATTGTCGACGCGCGCTTTGACGCTAAAAATCCTCGCACTGAAAAACGCGCTCTGCCTGCGGGCGAGGTGGACAAGAGGTCTTACCTGATTTTTCTGGTCGCTTCGTCGTTGCTACTGGTGTATGCGAGTTATCGGTTGAACTCTCTTGCCTTCTATCTTTCTCCTGTGGCTCTGGCAATTGTTTTTTCATATTCTCTGGCGAAACGTTTCACGGCTTATTCTCATGTCTGGCTTGGCTTCGCGATATCGGTCGCGCCTGTGGGGGCCTGGGTTGCTATCCGCGAGGAAATTTCTCTGGTGTCTCTCGTGCTGGCGGCGGCGGTGGTGTTCTGGCTTGCGGGATTTGATATCATCTACTCTTGTCTTGATGCGGAATTTGACCGGACTCATGGTTTGCACTCGGTTCCTCAGCGTTTCGGCGTCGCTCTTGCGCTTCGTTTGTCCTTTGCGTCGCATGCCTTGATGGTTTTGTTTTTGATCGCCTTGAGTTTTGTTCCTCTATTGGGTTGGATGTATCTGCTGGGCGTACTGGCAACGGCGGCTTTGTTATGGTATGAACATTCTCTGGTGAGGGCGGATGATCTTTCCAAAGTGAATATGGCTTTCTTTAATGTGAACGGATGCGTTAGCCTGTTATTGATGTTTGTGGTGATTGCGGATTGTCTGTGATGTTTTGTTGGATGAATTTTACAGGGTTCCATGTATAATAAAAATTTTTAACTGATCCTGAGGCTTGCCTGAATGCGATGCATGGGCGGGCGTTGGAAGTGAGTGAATATGCTATTTGAATTTGAAGACAAGGCTTTGGAGCCTATTGCGGAAAAGACGCGACGGGGTGAACGACTTTCGTTTGACGATGGCGTGGCGTTGTGGAATTCGCCGGACCTTCTGGGCGTGGGTTATCTTGCCAACATGGTTCGCGAGCGTATGCATGGCGACAGGACGTATTTTATTCATAACCGTCATATCAACCACACGAATATCTGCGTCAACAGTTGCCAGTTCTGCGCGTTTGGCGTTAAAGAGGACGACCCGACGGCTTACACGAAATCTCTCGACGTGATTTTTGAGGATGCGGAAAATTATCGCGGCGGCAAGGTCAGCGAGTTTCATATTGTCGGCGGTCTTCACCCGGATCTTCCTATTGAGTATTATCTCGATATGTTGTCGGGTTTGAAGGATCGTTTCCCCGAGGTTCATATACAAGCCTTCACTGCGGTGGAGCTGGAGTATCTGGCGAAGATTGCGGGCATGGGTTTGCGTGAGACGATCGTGTTGTTACGCGAAAAGGGCCTTGGCTCGGTGCCGGGCGGCGGGGCTGAAATTTTTTCGAACAAGGTTCGCCGAAAAATCTGTAACGAAAAAACCGGTGCGGATGACTGGCTGGGCGTTCATCGCACGGTTCACGAAGTGGGAATGAAGAGCAATGCGACGATGCTCTACGGTCATTTGGAATCGGCAGAAGATCGCACCGATCATTTGATTCAGTTGCGCGAGTTGCAGGATCAGACAAACGGTTTTCTGACGTTCATTCCTCTGGCATTTCATCCTGAAAATACCAATCTGTCTTTTTTGAAGACAACGCCGGGCCAACTGGATTTGAAGGCGCTGGCGATTTCTCGTTTGATGCTGGATAATTTCCCGCATGTCAAGGCATTCTGGATCATGATCACTCCGAAGATCGCGCAACTTGCCTTGTCTTATGGCGCGGATGATATGGATGGTACGGTGGTCGAGGAGAAGATCACGCATGCGGCTGGCGCGGTGACGGATCAGATTTTTCAGAAAGATACGATCATTGATATGATTCGCGAAGCGGGACGCGAACCTGTGGAGCGGGATACGCTTTATGAAGAGTTTAAAGTGTTGGGCTGTGTTGCATAATCAGGTCTCTGCTTTATGAGTGTAATGATTGCCACCCGGGACGCAAATATGGCTTGATTTGCGTTCCCGTTTTCTGTAAATTTTGCGTCTCTTTTTCGCTTTAATCTGATTTTTTTATAGGTTATCACCCATTCGCTTGAAGGGGATGGTCTATAGAGTTACAATTAATTGCTAAGTGATTCGTTGTGTGGTAAAAGTCGTGAGCAAGGGGCTGATTTAACTCAATAATGATTTGAATTTTTTTGAAGGGTTGCTTATGTCATACGATAGCAAGAAAGTTCTGGTTGTCGACGATTCGGCTGTAATGCGGCAGATTATAAAAAACACATTGAAGCAACTGGGATTCGGCGCAGGAAATTTGACTGAGGCTGAGGATGGGGCCGCGGGCTTGAAAAAACTGGAGGAAAACGGCGTTGATCTTGTTATTTCAGATTGGAACATGCCGAAAATGACCGGTATTGAATTCTTAAAGGCGGTACGCGGTAGCGCGAGTTTGAAGGGCACCAATTTTATCATGGTCACTTCAGAAGCAGATAAGGAAAAGATCATGGAAGCGGTTCAAGCGGGCGTCAATCAATACATTGTGAAGCCGTTCAACGCCAAGCAACTTGAAGAAAAAATTTCTGCAATCAAATTTTAGTCTAATGTAATGACGGGGAGGCTGGTTCCTCCCCGATGTATTTTATGCCATCGTTTATCCGGTTTTCCCACCTGCGAGCAGTCGTATTTCCTTCTCATTGAATTTTAGCCTCCCTGCATTTCGATAGAATTGTTTCAGAATTTTTCTGTAAGACTCTTTGAATTTTCAGACAGTGTGTAGAAATATCGCATTGACCTGTTGTTTGAAAAGCTATATAATTGTTTTTATATAACTTATTTGAATCTTGTGGAATGAATTAACAGAGTGCGCTCTGAGAATTGGTTTGATATTTTTTTCTGTTTAAATTTGTCAGGATTATTTAGGGGAGTTGAACCCGTTTTTGGTGGATGCATCGATTAATTTCTTGCTACTCAATTCAGGCGCTTGGCAAAGGGGCCAGCTTATGGAAGGAGGATCATGGTTGATCTTCAAATGAAAGATGGCGTTATTCCCAGCGAACTTTCGGAATGCGTGAAGGGTTCGGTTATTTCAATTTTCAATACCATCATGGGTAACGATCCCACATACCATGAGGTTACCGAAACCAAAAAGTTGGGTGATGGGGTGGTTGGAATCATTTCTTTTGTCGGGGATATGAATTGGCTTCTCATGCTGACCTTGCCAAAAGATTCTGCTGAAAAGTATGCGCTCAAATTCGTCGGTTTCGACATCTCCTACGATAGCGAAGATATGGGGGGAGTGGTGGCCGAGCTTGCAAATTGTCTTGCCGGGGATATTGTGGCGCGTCTGGGGAAGATAAATGTGAAGGCTTCCATGTCCTTGCCTACGGTCATGCGGGGACAAAATGTAGAACCGATTTTGCCGAGGGGAACTCCCACCTGCCAGCAGTTATTCAGTTTGCCTGAGGGCGAGATGCTACTGAAACTTGCAGGGGCCAAACCTGGCGAGACTTTGGGACGTATTCCTGGAACCTGATTGTGTAGATCGGAGAAGCCGTAGAGCGGCTCCGATGTTTCGATAGTTTGTTTTTGAGGTCGCGTGGATTGATTAGCGACCGTACTTCAGCCGGAACATGATTTCACCCGCTATATGTTGAAGCGGCATGACCTTGTCGGCAAGCCCGTCTTTGGTTACAAAACCTGGCATTCCCCATACCACGCTGGTTTCTTCATCCTGTGCGACCACTTGCCCTCCTGACTTTTTGATTTGCTGACACCCGATCAATCCATCCTGTCCCATCCCGGTGAGTATCACTCCCAGCGTATGTGCTCCATAAATTTCGACGACGGACCGGAGCATGACATCGACTGCCGGGCGACACGAATTTTCAGGAGGGTTCTGGTTGGTTGTTATTTGAACAGATGTTCCTTTACGCTCAAGACACATATGGTAATCGCCGGGAGCGATCCAGGCTTCGCCAGGTTTCAGCGTCTCGCCTGCCGCGCCTTCTTTGACCGGAATGCGGGATTTGGAGCTCAGGCGTTCCGCCAGCAACTTGGTGAAGTAAGGCGGCATGTGTTGGGTGATTACGATTGGTACCGGAATTTTAGCCGGGTCTAATGCCGGGAACAATTCAGCGAGCGCGTTGGGACCGCCAGTTGATACGCCAATAGCGATGATGTCGATTCTCGATTTGACAGTGGTCTGAGGAGTTCGCGCTTGGAATGTTGCCTGTGTCGTCATTGGAGCAGGGCGGGAGGCGACCGGCGGCGCAATGCCTGCGGCCTTTGAACAAAATGATTTAATCTTTGGGATGAGTTCGTCTCGAACCCGTTGCATGGCGATGGAGACGCTACCGACGTTTGCCGGTTTGGTGACGTAATCGGTTGCGCCCAGAGCCAGCGCTTCCAGAGTTTTTTCTCCGCCGCGCTCCGTCAATGTGCTGAACATGATGACGGGTAATTTGGGGTATATCTTGCGGATTTCAGCGAGCGCTTGCAGTCCGTCCATTTCCGGCATTTCAATGTCCATGGTCACAACGTCAGGATTGACCTGCTGGATTTTGGCTAAGCCGATTTTTCCATTCGCGGCGAGACCCGCGATTTCAATTTCCGGGTCGACGCTTAACGAGTCGGACACAATTTTTCGTACGACTACGGAATCGTCTACTATTAAAACCCGGATTTTTCTCATGTCGATGAATTAAAGGAATTGATTCGCAGGCGATTTTTTCGAGAAATAAATGATTGACAAAAATCGCATTCAACATAAACTCAAAAAAAATAAATACTCGGATAAGATAACTCAGTTGATAGCAATTATCTACTAATATTATTGATTTTATTTGCGTTATATGACTCGTTTGTGAAGGCTCCGGGTTGCGGGAAATCATTTAAAAAGAAAGTCTTTTTATGCAAGAAGTCGTGAATGGTAATGGCTTGAAACTGGAATTCACTGCCAGAGATATTTTGAATGATATGAAGTCGGGATCGGGTCGATGCATGAGTTCGCAGGCGGCGATTTACATGGAGAACAGTTCCATTACCGACCAGCAGGTCATTGTCGAACGCTATGGCGCGGACGATCGCGTGGCTGAAACGACGCGTTTCAAACTGACGGAAATCAAAGAAGCGGTGGTTAAGTTTATGGACTGGTGCAAGTGAGTCGAATGTAGCGGTCTTTCTGATTGAGGCCTGGCTTTGGCGTATTGAAGTTTGAAAATTTTTTCATTCCAGATTTTTTTCTGAATTCTATTTTTTAACGAGTGATCCGGTGTCTTTCTTAATCATCTCTGCAAGTTTGAATCCTGACAGTCGCAGTCGCATTCTGGCGAATTATGCCCGGTCTGTGGCGCAATCGCGTGGTATGACAGTCGATTTCATGGACTTGGAAGGGCTTCAACTACCGCTTTGCGACGGACACAAGGCTTATGAGGCGGAAGGGGTGGATGCGCTCCGGGCCAGGATAGAGTCTGCGCAGGGTATCTTGATTGCGTCTGCCATCTATCACTTTTCTCCCAATGCGGCGGCGCGCAATATCATTGAACTGACGGGTTCGGCCTGGAAACAAAAGGTGGTGGGTTTCCTTTGCGCGGCGGGCGGCAAGTCGAGTTATATGTCGGTGATGAGTCTCGCCAATAGTTTGATGCTGGATTTTCGATGCTGGATCGTTCCGCGTTTTGTCTATGCGATTGGCTCTTCATTTGAGAATGATGTTTTGACCGACGAGGGCATCAAGGAGCGGGTTTCCCTGCTGATTGCTGAATGGGAGCGAGCCACCCGGGCTTTAAACCCTGAGGCATGATTGCGCTTTGGTCAGGCCTTATGCTTTAAAATTTCCTCTTTAGTTTTGCGAAGCATGAGGCTTTGCATGAATACCACTCCCATCAAAAAAACTTTCACTGATTGAGTCATGTCGAAAAAAAGCACGCTTTATCTCGTTGACGGGTCGTCTTATATTTTCAGGGCTTATTTTGGCATTCGGCAAAACCTGACCACTTCGAGTGGCATGCCGACGAATGCGCTGTATGGTTACGTCAATATGCTCAACCGCGTGGTGCGCGAAGAGAAGCCGGACTTTCTGGCGGTCGCTTTCGACAGCAAAGAGAAAACCTTTCGTCATGAGTTCTGGCCGGAGTACAAGGCGAACCGGGACACACCGCCGGAAGATTTGCAGGCTCAGTTCCCCTATTTCCTTCCCGTTACAGAAGCCTACAACATTGCCTGCCTCAAGCTTCCCGGATTTGAAGCGGATGATTTGATCGGAACGCTTTCGCTGTGGGGACATCAACAGGGTCTGGACGTGGTCATCGTGAGCGGCGACAAGGACATGATGCAGTTGGTGGGAAACCATGTGGGGATGCTGGACACGATGAAGAACAAGCGGATCGGGCGCGAGGAGGTGATCGAGAAATTTGGCGTGCCTCCCGAGAAGGTGATTGAAGTGATGGGCCTGATGGGCGATACCAGTGATAATATCCCCGGCGTTAAAGGCGTCGGTCCCAAGATGGCGGCGGAATTGATTTCTCAATATGGAACGATCGAAGGGGTGTATGAACATATTGACGAGATCACAAAAAAGAAATTGAAAGAGAACCTGGAACGGGATAAAGACCAGGCTTTTATGAGTCGCAAACTGGTTACCATAGAGACTGCGGTCGACCTGCCTCTTGCCATAGAAGATTTGAAGTTTAGAGAACCGGATAGCGAGGTTTTGAAAAAACTGTTTTCACAGTTCGAGTTTAAATCTCTCCTCAGCGATTTGGGCGCTCCCTCGGATGACGCCCCTGAGATACCTGACAAAGTTGAAAGGAATTATCAAACGGTGCTGGATGCGCAGGATTTCGACGCTCTGACGGAATCGCTAAAGAAGGCGGAAACCTTCGCGTTTGATCTGGAAACTACAAGCAAGAGTCCGGTGCGCGCCTCCATCGTTGGGATTTCATTCTCATTTGAACCGGGTCGTTCATTCTACATTCCTTTGGCGCACAACTATATTGGCGTCCCTGAACAGCTCGACAAGAAAATGGTTTTGGAAAAATTGAAGCCATTGTTTGAAGACGCCAGTTTGAAAAAGGTCGGGCAAAATATCAAATACGATCTGATCGTTTTGCGTAACGAGGGCATTCAGTTGCGAGGCATCTATTTCGATACCATGCTGGCGCATTATTTGCTGAACCCTTCCAGTCGCGGACATGGCCTGGATGAACTGGCGATGGAGTTTCTCGGCGTTCAAACGATCACTTATAAAGAGGTGGCGGGTTCCGGCGCCAAACAGCGCGGATTTGATGAAGTTGAAATTGAAGCGGCCTCGGAGTATGCGGCGGAAGATTCCGATGTGA
This window of the Candidatus Nitrohelix vancouverensis genome carries:
- a CDS encoding response regulator, which codes for MSYDSKKVLVVDDSAVMRQIIKNTLKQLGFGAGNLTEAEDGAAGLKKLEENGVDLVISDWNMPKMTGIEFLKAVRGSASLKGTNFIMVTSEADKEKIMEAVQAGVNQYIVKPFNAKQLEEKISAIKF
- a CDS encoding chemotaxis protein CheX, which encodes MVDLQMKDGVIPSELSECVKGSVISIFNTIMGNDPTYHEVTETKKLGDGVVGIISFVGDMNWLLMLTLPKDSAEKYALKFVGFDISYDSEDMGGVVAELANCLAGDIVARLGKINVKASMSLPTVMRGQNVEPILPRGTPTCQQLFSLPEGEMLLKLAGAKPGETLGRIPGT
- the polA gene encoding DNA polymerase I, with amino-acid sequence MSKKSTLYLVDGSSYIFRAYFGIRQNLTTSSGMPTNALYGYVNMLNRVVREEKPDFLAVAFDSKEKTFRHEFWPEYKANRDTPPEDLQAQFPYFLPVTEAYNIACLKLPGFEADDLIGTLSLWGHQQGLDVVIVSGDKDMMQLVGNHVGMLDTMKNKRIGREEVIEKFGVPPEKVIEVMGLMGDTSDNIPGVKGVGPKMAAELISQYGTIEGVYEHIDEITKKKLKENLERDKDQAFMSRKLVTIETAVDLPLAIEDLKFREPDSEVLKKLFSQFEFKSLLSDLGAPSDDAPEIPDKVERNYQTVLDAQDFDALTESLKKAETFAFDLETTSKSPVRASIVGISFSFEPGRSFYIPLAHNYIGVPEQLDKKMVLEKLKPLFEDASLKKVGQNIKYDLIVLRNEGIQLRGIYFDTMLAHYLLNPSSRGHGLDELAMEFLGVQTITYKEVAGSGAKQRGFDEVEIEAASEYAAEDSDVTWQLYEIFNTRLDADERKLLDEIEMPLVETLADMELAGILLDAKMLGGLSVSIDGMLKDFEAKIYDQAGETFNINSTKQLAVILFEKLELPAVKKTKSGYSTDVSVLEELAAQHPLPELILNYRQLAKLKSTYVDSLPQEVYSKTGRVHTSYNQTVAATGRLSSSDPNLQNIPIRTEIGREIRKAFIAPEGRLILSADYSQIELRLLAHLSGDPALTQAFERGEDIHSRTAAEIFNQDLDAVNPDLRRMAKAVNFGIVYGLSPFGLSRQLKISQREAKEFIEQYFHLYKNVKLYMETTVEQARDRGFTLTLFNRKRYLPDLNSKNRQARQAAERVAINSPVQGSAADLIKVAMIRLREHFAKSKMQAKMLMQVHDELVFECPEEEKDALGKLVKQEMEQVMKLSVPLVVDMGWGPNWNDAH
- a CDS encoding chemotaxis response regulator protein-glutamate methylesterase, with protein sequence MRKIRVLIVDDSVVVRKIVSDSLSVDPEIEIAGLAANGKIGLAKIQQVNPDVVTMDIEMPEMDGLQALAEIRKIYPKLPVIMFSTLTERGGEKTLEALALGATDYVTKPANVGSVSIAMQRVRDELIPKIKSFCSKAAGIAPPVASRPAPMTTQATFQARTPQTTVKSRIDIIAIGVSTGGPNALAELFPALDPAKIPVPIVITQHMPPYFTKLLAERLSSKSRIPVKEGAAGETLKPGEAWIAPGDYHMCLERKGTSVQITTNQNPPENSCRPAVDVMLRSVVEIYGAHTLGVILTGMGQDGLIGCQQIKKSGGQVVAQDEETSVVWGMPGFVTKDGLADKVMPLQHIAGEIMFRLKYGR
- the mqnE gene encoding aminofutalosine synthase MqnE, coding for MLFEFEDKALEPIAEKTRRGERLSFDDGVALWNSPDLLGVGYLANMVRERMHGDRTYFIHNRHINHTNICVNSCQFCAFGVKEDDPTAYTKSLDVIFEDAENYRGGKVSEFHIVGGLHPDLPIEYYLDMLSGLKDRFPEVHIQAFTAVELEYLAKIAGMGLRETIVLLREKGLGSVPGGGAEIFSNKVRRKICNEKTGADDWLGVHRTVHEVGMKSNATMLYGHLESAEDRTDHLIQLRELQDQTNGFLTFIPLAFHPENTNLSFLKTTPGQLDLKALAISRLMLDNFPHVKAFWIMITPKIAQLALSYGADDMDGTVVEEKITHAAGAVTDQIFQKDTIIDMIREAGREPVERDTLYEEFKVLGCVA
- a CDS encoding ABC transporter ATP-binding protein, with protein sequence MTIFKRVFSLLNPHRQALFWGSLFLIITTATNLAAPLYIKNLVDVVTSKKDTDLLDQTAMIIGLLFFIQLIASTVHNYLFDITEKRIITDFRKKLFNHLHQLSLNFYSKRRTGEIVSRMTNDVAAIEDLLTDLPATVLQQSIRLFGGIIIIIYMNWKLTFMILILTPFLVLFARTFGRKLKRLSKEIQDKLAVSTTIIEENISCIQIVKSFVREETEKNRFSDAVEDSFQSAKKRVIISSFFGPTIGFIAFITSLTLLWYGGHEVIKGNVTPGDLVAFILYATIIAGPMGSFARLYARLQEGLGSGERIFEILDQKGDILDPEHPIALPALQGRIEIKDLHFHYNKEQEILKGVSFSVEPGQMAALVGPSGAGKSTLVKLLHRFYDPISGEIKVDGHPLQDLQLNSYWTQIGIVPQETILFGGTIRENILYAKPGATHEEMENASRAANAHEFIMRCPKQYDTIVGEKGIRLSAGQRQRIAIARAILKDPRILILDEATSALDNESELLIQEALERLMKGRTSIVIAHRLSTIHKADQIIVLDQGAIKEQGNHEQLMQKEGLYHRLYTLKSLQTEE
- the ubiA gene encoding UbiA family prenyltransferase; translated protein: MAGKLQSILRDIKLPHTIFALPFAVMSAFLAAEGLPEWGQLFWIVMAMVGGRSAAMAFNRIVDARFDAKNPRTEKRALPAGEVDKRSYLIFLVASSLLLVYASYRLNSLAFYLSPVALAIVFSYSLAKRFTAYSHVWLGFAISVAPVGAWVAIREEISLVSLVLAAAVVFWLAGFDIIYSCLDAEFDRTHGLHSVPQRFGVALALRLSFASHALMVLFLIALSFVPLLGWMYLLGVLATAALLWYEHSLVRADDLSKVNMAFFNVNGCVSLLLMFVVIADCL
- a CDS encoding NAD(P)H-dependent oxidoreductase codes for the protein MSFLIISASLNPDSRSRILANYARSVAQSRGMTVDFMDLEGLQLPLCDGHKAYEAEGVDALRARIESAQGILIASAIYHFSPNAAARNIIELTGSAWKQKVVGFLCAAGGKSSYMSVMSLANSLMLDFRCWIVPRFVYAIGSSFENDVLTDEGIKERVSLLIAEWERATRALNPEA